The following proteins are encoded in a genomic region of Pelodictyon phaeoclathratiforme BU-1:
- a CDS encoding phosphoglycerate kinase, whose protein sequence is MQKKSLSDIAIQGKRVLMRVDFNVPLDSNKKITDDKRIIESLPSIKKVLENGGRLILMSHLGRPKGKVNADYSLAPVATRLAELLDCPVTMAKECIGTETMQQVLALQDGEVILLENLRFHPEEEANDPDFARELASLGEVYVNDAFGTAHRAHASTEGITHYVQTAVAGFLIERELLYLGKALQEPERPFVAILGGSKISGKIDVLENLFKKVDTVLIGGAMVFTFFKAQGYEIGNSLVEESKIELALKILDEAKNKGIKLLLPVDVIVAPEISATADCHSEMITAIPEEMIGVDIGPLTAEIYRNEILSARTVLWNGPMGVFEIDNFAAGTMAVAQAMAEATAEGATTIIGGGDSAAAVAKAGLANEMTHISTGGGASLEFLEGKELPGIAALND, encoded by the coding sequence ATGCAGAAAAAGAGTTTATCCGACATAGCAATTCAAGGCAAACGGGTATTGATGCGCGTTGATTTCAACGTCCCTCTCGACAGCAACAAAAAGATAACGGACGACAAGCGAATCATTGAGTCACTTCCTTCCATCAAAAAAGTCCTTGAAAATGGAGGCCGACTCATTTTAATGTCGCACCTCGGAAGACCAAAAGGAAAAGTCAATGCCGATTATTCACTTGCCCCTGTAGCAACAAGACTTGCCGAACTGCTCGATTGCCCGGTTACCATGGCGAAAGAGTGTATCGGTACGGAGACCATGCAGCAGGTGCTTGCACTGCAGGACGGAGAGGTGATCCTGCTTGAAAACCTGAGATTTCACCCCGAAGAAGAGGCAAATGACCCCGATTTCGCACGCGAACTCGCATCACTCGGAGAGGTGTATGTCAACGACGCATTCGGCACAGCACACCGCGCACATGCCTCAACAGAAGGCATTACGCATTACGTCCAAACAGCCGTTGCAGGCTTTCTGATAGAAAGGGAACTCCTCTACCTCGGAAAGGCGCTGCAGGAACCCGAACGACCTTTTGTAGCAATCCTCGGTGGCTCAAAAATATCAGGGAAAATTGACGTTCTTGAAAACCTCTTCAAAAAAGTCGATACCGTCCTGATTGGCGGCGCCATGGTTTTCACCTTCTTCAAGGCACAGGGTTATGAAATCGGAAACTCTCTGGTTGAAGAGAGCAAAATTGAATTGGCACTGAAAATTCTTGACGAAGCCAAAAACAAGGGAATCAAACTCCTTCTTCCCGTAGACGTCATTGTTGCGCCTGAAATTTCCGCAACCGCCGACTGCCATTCAGAAATGATTACCGCCATCCCCGAAGAGATGATCGGTGTCGATATCGGCCCCCTCACGGCAGAAATCTACCGGAACGAAATTCTTTCCGCACGAACCGTACTCTGGAACGGACCTATGGGCGTTTTTGAAATCGATAACTTTGCTGCAGGCACCATGGCAGTCGCACAAGCAATGGCCGAAGCAACAGCAGAAGGCGCCACAACCATTATCGGTGGAGGCGACTCTGCAGCAGCCGTAGCAAAAGCTGGTCTGGCGAACGAAATGACCCATATTTCAACCGGTGGAGGCGCAAGTCTTGAATTCCTTGAAGGCAAGGAGCTGCCGGGTATTGCCGCACTGAACGATTGA
- a CDS encoding rhomboid family intramembrane serine protease, translating into MNYSNQPYSPGGFQFMPPAIKTIIIINVAVFLLQFFTPLGAIIQALGALWPIGSSNFQLWQPLTYMFLHGNGTHLFFNMFALWMFGAEIENQWGTRQFNIYYFTCGIGAAIINLLATIGDPYPTVGASGAIYGVLLAFGMMFPNRYIFLYFLFPVKAKYFIAGYALIEFISGFGSRAMGSGSNVAHFAHLGGMLIGFIYITIKRAEWSFSGLFSKIRPSGKKRSGPRLHTRNSITPPVSESEIDAILDKISERGYGSLTAEERRKLLKAGGKK; encoded by the coding sequence ATGAACTACTCGAACCAGCCATACAGTCCGGGGGGATTTCAGTTTATGCCCCCGGCAATTAAAACCATCATTATTATCAATGTTGCCGTTTTTCTGCTGCAATTCTTTACACCATTGGGTGCAATAATTCAAGCGCTCGGCGCACTCTGGCCAATCGGTTCCAGCAACTTCCAGCTCTGGCAACCGCTGACCTACATGTTTCTGCACGGCAATGGCACCCATCTCTTCTTCAACATGTTCGCCCTCTGGATGTTCGGTGCTGAAATAGAAAATCAGTGGGGAACCCGGCAATTCAACATCTACTACTTTACCTGTGGTATCGGCGCTGCAATCATCAACCTTCTGGCAACCATAGGCGATCCCTATCCAACCGTCGGCGCTTCCGGCGCCATCTACGGCGTACTGCTCGCCTTCGGCATGATGTTCCCCAACCGCTATATTTTTCTCTATTTCCTCTTCCCCGTCAAGGCAAAATATTTTATTGCCGGCTACGCACTGATCGAATTTATCTCCGGTTTCGGCAGCCGCGCCATGGGAAGCGGCAGCAACGTTGCCCATTTTGCACACCTCGGTGGTATGCTGATCGGCTTCATCTACATTACCATCAAACGAGCAGAGTGGTCGTTCTCCGGACTCTTCAGCAAAATCCGCCCCTCCGGCAAAAAGAGAAGCGGTCCGCGCCTCCATACCCGGAACAGCATAACACCACCGGTCTCCGAATCTGAAATCGACGCCATACTCGACAAGATTTCCGAACGCGGCTATGGCTCACTGACCGCAGAAGAGCGACGCAAACTGCTCAAAGCAGGCGGAAAAAAGTGA
- a CDS encoding YkvA family protein, translating to MTEQKQNASQEQMKTTLDGATRRAEALIKNPRKRNKLLDAAGKVASSGKYALQLSGITEKTKTLIRMVRSTANREYLDTPWQTIVLISAALIYFVSPFDALADFLPLIGFVDDAAIITALFASISKDVEKFTAWETTKAAPDTASISSAEPE from the coding sequence GTGACTGAACAGAAACAAAACGCAAGTCAGGAACAGATGAAAACGACATTGGATGGAGCTACACGCAGGGCAGAAGCACTGATAAAAAACCCCCGGAAGAGAAACAAACTGCTTGATGCCGCAGGCAAGGTAGCCTCTTCCGGGAAATACGCCCTGCAACTCTCAGGCATAACCGAAAAAACAAAGACGCTGATCCGCATGGTACGCAGCACGGCCAACAGGGAGTACCTCGATACCCCCTGGCAGACCATTGTGCTCATTAGCGCCGCCCTCATCTATTTTGTCTCTCCCTTCGACGCACTGGCTGACTTCCTCCCGCTTATCGGGTTTGTTGATGATGCCGCCATCATTACAGCCCTCTTTGCTTCAATCAGCAAGGATGTCGAAAAATTCACCGCATGGGAAACAACAAAAGCAGCGCCCGATACGGCAAGCATCAGCTCTGCGGAGCCGGAGTGA
- the rlmD gene encoding 23S rRNA (uracil(1939)-C(5))-methyltransferase RlmD, with translation MEDGNTFRKGDTIELTVTDLAEKEQCFGRLDNGMAVMVSGMLAIGDRVSAKIKKVKQRYIEAIAVEVLEASPDRTEPVCSYFGVCGGCKLMHIRYDAQLVYKQKKVKDALEHLGDFVAPPVMEALACREPFHYRNKIEFSCSNMRYLLPEELSMETLARPKEFALGFHTPGNFEKVIDIDYCYLAKESMNRVLALTREFALANALVPYGAKAHTGFLRNLVVRFSENREEVMVNLVTSWYDEPLMERYRMHLESGMAGQKMTVVNNVTERKNTVATGEKEFTLSGAGYITERLGALDFRISANSFFQTNSSQAELLYQSILEVAGLRAEDTVYDLYCGTGTITLYLAKHCRQVVGLEVVESSINDARSNAAFNSIDNVAFFQVDLKDFQGMLDLLGSYDAPGVIITDPPRAGMHPKALSTMLRLRPRRIIYVSCNPASLARDGKEICLQGYKLLSVQPVDMFPHTSHIESVACFERVGLVTVTPAPQS, from the coding sequence ATGGAAGACGGGAATACTTTCAGGAAGGGTGATACTATTGAGTTGACGGTCACGGATCTGGCGGAGAAGGAGCAGTGTTTCGGGCGGCTTGACAACGGCATGGCGGTGATGGTGAGCGGGATGCTTGCGATTGGTGACCGGGTTTCGGCTAAAATAAAAAAGGTGAAGCAGCGCTACATTGAGGCGATTGCGGTTGAGGTGCTTGAAGCGTCGCCGGACAGGACGGAGCCGGTTTGCAGTTATTTTGGCGTTTGCGGGGGGTGCAAGCTGATGCATATCCGTTATGATGCGCAGCTTGTGTACAAGCAGAAAAAGGTGAAGGATGCGCTTGAGCATCTCGGGGATTTTGTTGCTCCCCCGGTTATGGAGGCGCTTGCTTGCCGTGAGCCGTTTCATTACCGGAACAAGATTGAATTCTCCTGCTCAAATATGCGTTACCTGCTGCCGGAGGAGCTTTCGATGGAGACTCTTGCCCGCCCGAAGGAGTTTGCGCTCGGCTTTCACACTCCCGGCAATTTTGAGAAGGTGATCGATATCGACTATTGCTACCTGGCCAAGGAGTCGATGAACAGGGTGCTTGCCCTGACGCGTGAATTTGCGCTTGCCAACGCTCTTGTTCCTTATGGGGCCAAGGCGCATACCGGTTTTTTGCGGAACCTTGTGGTGCGGTTCAGTGAAAACCGTGAAGAGGTTATGGTTAACCTGGTGACCTCCTGGTATGATGAGCCGCTGATGGAGCGTTACCGGATGCATCTTGAGTCCGGGATGGCCGGGCAGAAGATGACGGTGGTCAACAATGTGACCGAGCGCAAAAATACGGTTGCTACCGGGGAGAAGGAGTTTACGCTCAGCGGAGCGGGATACATTACCGAGCGTCTTGGCGCTCTTGATTTCAGGATATCGGCGAACTCTTTTTTTCAGACGAATTCGTCACAGGCGGAGCTGCTTTACCAGAGCATTCTGGAGGTTGCAGGGTTGAGGGCGGAGGATACGGTGTATGACCTCTATTGCGGGACAGGTACGATAACCCTCTATCTGGCAAAGCATTGTCGTCAGGTTGTGGGGCTTGAGGTGGTTGAGAGTTCCATCAATGATGCGCGTTCCAATGCGGCGTTTAACAGCATTGACAATGTGGCTTTTTTCCAGGTTGATCTCAAGGATTTTCAGGGTATGCTCGATCTGCTCGGAAGTTATGATGCTCCGGGGGTGATTATTACCGATCCGCCTCGCGCGGGTATGCACCCGAAGGCGCTCTCTACGATGCTGCGGCTGAGGCCAAGGAGGATTATCTATGTGAGCTGCAACCCGGCAAGCCTTGCCCGTGATGGCAAGGAGATCTGCCTTCAGGGTTACAAATTGCTATCGGTGCAGCCGGTTGACATGTTCCCGCATACCAGCCACATCGAGAGTGTTGCCTGTTTTGAGCGTGTTGGGTTGGTAACGGTCACTCCGGCTCCGCAGAGCTGA
- a CDS encoding helicase-related protein, with protein MSYSSIRDNHSHGTVGDFLKKNITDASSLSIVSAYFTIYAFHHLKDELTSIENLRFLFGEPTFLKSLDPNKVNTRDFKIEDDQLVIPTESRLTQKNVARECAEWLSRKAEIRSMVKPNFLHGKMYHILQPNGVEKAIAGSSNFTVNGLGLGGNRNIELNMIIDSDRDRTELKEWFDNLWNDQSGIVENVKEQVLSYLEQLYVENSPEFIYYKTLFHLFENYLDEQKQGGLLNERTGFFDSEIWSELYEFQKDGVKGAINKILKHNGCIIADSVGLGKTYEALAVVKYFELLNAKVLVLCPKKLSGNWSIYQASQNNALNPFAKDRFSYTVLFHTDLTRVSGRSDANGIDLGNFNWGAYDLIVIDESHNFRGNPLEKTREDGSTQMNRAQWLMEKIIRSGVKTKVLMLSATPVNNSLRDLRNQIAFITEGKPDALFECCKIKDIPFTLKNAQTHFTNWADTKKNPNRNMKQLLERLDSGFFKLLDELTIARSRKHIKTFYKIEAIGKFPERQKPQSVYPDIDLKNRFPSYDRLNRLILDYKLSIFNPSAYVNPEQQQKYEAMAGTQVLNFSQASRESFLIGMMKVNFLKRLESSIKSFEISMDRTIQKIELLEQKIQNFIALPNVSQEENLLTYEPGDDELEENGDEQEQWQVGKKLRFDLADLRLNDWLADLQKDKEALVDLYNNAKSVTPDRDAKLHEIKKLIAAKSIKSNKKVLVFTAFADTAQYLYENINTWYRQEFNLHCALVCGSTTKTSYGKNDYSAILLNFSPIAKNRSKFVDYSQEREIDLLIATDCISEGQNLQDCDYLINYDIHWNPVRIIQRFGRIDRLGSKNETIQLVNFWPTRDLDNYINLRERVEARMALVDVTATGEDNILNTEQIEELITDDLKYRNQQLKKLQNEVLDLEEMDESVSLTDFTLDDFRIELLNYLENNRTKLMQAPLGLYAVVPAPAGEHAEASAKKQFSQSEQDIIKPGTIFCLRQKGESDGNEQVNPLNPYFLIYIRTDGTVRYNYVNAKQILEVLRILCQGNAMPYEELCGLFNTETDNGQHMEQHTLLLTKAVEEIIRVFKKRTAQKLTTDRGAIIQPRKKQIEQLSHFELITWLIIK; from the coding sequence ATGAGCTATTCCTCAATACGCGACAACCATTCTCATGGCACCGTCGGAGATTTTCTAAAAAAAAACATCACAGACGCCTCCAGCCTCTCCATTGTCTCCGCCTACTTCACAATCTATGCTTTTCACCACCTGAAGGATGAATTAACCAGCATAGAAAACCTTCGCTTTCTTTTCGGTGAACCAACATTTCTCAAATCACTCGATCCCAATAAAGTCAACACCCGCGATTTCAAAATTGAGGACGACCAACTTGTCATTCCTACTGAAAGCCGCCTTACCCAAAAAAACGTTGCCAGAGAATGCGCCGAATGGTTAAGCCGCAAAGCTGAAATACGCTCTATGGTCAAGCCTAACTTCCTGCACGGCAAAATGTACCACATTCTTCAACCCAACGGGGTTGAAAAAGCCATTGCCGGAAGCTCCAATTTCACGGTCAACGGTCTTGGCCTTGGTGGCAACCGGAATATAGAACTCAACATGATCATCGACAGCGACCGTGACCGCACCGAGCTGAAAGAGTGGTTTGATAACCTCTGGAACGATCAATCGGGTATTGTTGAAAATGTCAAAGAGCAGGTACTCAGCTACCTTGAACAGCTCTATGTCGAAAACAGCCCTGAATTTATCTACTACAAAACGCTCTTTCATCTTTTCGAAAACTACCTTGACGAACAAAAGCAAGGCGGCCTGCTCAATGAGCGTACCGGTTTTTTCGACAGTGAAATCTGGAGCGAACTCTATGAGTTTCAGAAAGACGGCGTAAAAGGCGCCATCAATAAAATCCTGAAACACAACGGCTGCATCATTGCTGATAGTGTTGGTCTTGGCAAAACCTACGAAGCGCTTGCCGTTGTTAAATACTTTGAGCTTCTCAATGCAAAAGTCCTCGTACTCTGCCCTAAAAAACTGTCCGGAAACTGGTCAATTTACCAGGCAAGCCAAAACAACGCACTCAACCCCTTCGCAAAAGACCGCTTCAGCTATACCGTCCTGTTCCATACCGATCTGACAAGGGTAAGTGGTCGTTCCGACGCCAACGGTATTGACCTCGGCAACTTCAACTGGGGCGCTTACGATCTCATTGTCATTGACGAATCCCACAACTTCCGTGGCAATCCCCTTGAAAAAACAAGGGAAGATGGCTCGACGCAGATGAACCGGGCTCAATGGCTGATGGAAAAAATCATCCGCTCCGGAGTCAAAACGAAGGTGCTCATGCTCTCTGCAACACCCGTTAACAACTCACTCAGAGATTTGCGAAACCAGATAGCCTTCATCACAGAGGGTAAGCCAGACGCCCTTTTTGAGTGCTGCAAAATCAAGGATATCCCCTTTACCCTGAAAAACGCCCAAACCCATTTTACCAACTGGGCCGATACAAAAAAGAACCCCAATCGCAATATGAAGCAGTTGCTTGAGCGACTCGATTCAGGATTCTTTAAGCTGCTTGACGAATTGACCATAGCCCGATCGCGCAAGCATATTAAAACATTTTACAAAATTGAGGCTATTGGCAAATTCCCCGAACGCCAGAAACCACAATCAGTCTATCCTGATATTGATCTCAAAAACCGCTTTCCCTCATACGACCGGCTCAACAGGCTAATTCTCGATTACAAGCTCTCGATTTTCAATCCATCTGCTTATGTCAATCCGGAGCAACAGCAGAAATATGAGGCAATGGCCGGTACTCAGGTACTGAATTTCTCACAGGCCTCACGTGAAAGTTTCTTGATCGGCATGATGAAAGTCAACTTTCTCAAACGCCTTGAAAGCTCCATCAAATCGTTTGAAATTTCGATGGACCGCACCATTCAAAAAATCGAGCTACTCGAACAAAAAATACAAAACTTCATCGCTCTCCCGAACGTGTCTCAGGAAGAAAACCTTTTGACTTATGAGCCCGGAGATGATGAGCTTGAGGAAAACGGCGATGAACAGGAGCAGTGGCAGGTAGGTAAAAAACTCAGGTTTGACCTTGCCGACCTTCGGCTTAATGACTGGCTTGCCGATCTTCAGAAAGACAAGGAGGCTCTTGTCGATCTGTACAACAATGCAAAATCAGTAACGCCCGACAGGGACGCAAAGCTGCATGAAATAAAAAAGCTTATCGCCGCAAAATCAATAAAATCCAACAAAAAGGTTCTTGTCTTCACAGCCTTTGCCGATACCGCCCAATACCTCTACGAGAACATCAATACATGGTATCGTCAGGAATTCAACCTCCACTGTGCCTTGGTGTGTGGCAGCACCACAAAAACAAGCTATGGCAAGAACGACTACAGCGCCATACTGCTCAACTTTTCTCCCATTGCCAAAAACCGTTCAAAGTTTGTGGACTATTCCCAGGAGAGAGAAATTGACCTGCTCATAGCCACCGACTGTATCAGTGAAGGCCAGAACCTTCAGGACTGCGACTACCTCATCAACTACGATATCCACTGGAACCCGGTTCGCATTATCCAGCGCTTTGGCCGTATCGACCGGCTTGGCAGCAAAAATGAAACTATCCAACTGGTCAACTTCTGGCCCACACGAGATCTCGACAACTACATCAATCTCCGTGAAAGGGTAGAAGCCCGCATGGCTCTTGTCGACGTTACCGCCACCGGCGAAGACAACATCCTCAACACCGAGCAAATTGAAGAGCTGATCACCGACGACCTGAAATACCGTAACCAGCAGCTCAAAAAACTTCAGAACGAAGTGCTTGATCTGGAAGAGATGGACGAAAGCGTATCACTGACCGATTTTACCCTCGACGATTTTCGGATTGAACTCCTCAACTACCTTGAGAACAACCGAACCAAACTAATGCAGGCCCCACTTGGCCTCTATGCCGTTGTGCCCGCACCCGCAGGCGAACATGCCGAAGCCTCCGCAAAAAAACAGTTCTCCCAAAGTGAGCAGGATATCATCAAACCCGGTACCATTTTTTGTCTTCGCCAAAAAGGAGAGAGTGATGGTAACGAGCAGGTCAACCCCCTGAACCCCTACTTTCTAATTTACATTCGCACAGACGGAACAGTGCGCTATAATTATGTCAATGCCAAGCAGATACTTGAGGTTTTAAGGATACTTTGTCAGGGAAACGCCATGCCTTACGAAGAACTTTGCGGATTATTCAATACCGAGACCGACAATGGCCAACACATGGAGCAACACACCCTGCTTCTAACAAAGGCAGTCGAAGAGATTATCCGTGTCTTTAAAAAACGCACAGCACAAAAACTGACCACCGACCGTGGAGCCATAATACAGCCCCGGAAAAAACAAATTGAACAACTCAGCCACTTTGAACTCATTACCTGGCTTATCATAAAGTAA